From the Macaca nemestrina isolate mMacNem1 chromosome 7, mMacNem.hap1, whole genome shotgun sequence genome, one window contains:
- the LOC105499602 gene encoding solute carrier family 22 member 17 isoform X1 has product MASDPIFTLAPPLHCHYGAFPPNASGWEQPPNASGVSVASAALAASAASRVATSTDPSCSGFAPPDFNHCLKDWDYNGLPVLTTNAIGQWDLVCDLGWQVILEQILFILGFASGYLFLGYPADRFGRRGIVLLTLGLVGPCGVGGAAAGSSTGVMALRFLLGFLLAGVDLGVYLMRLELCDPTQRLRVALAGELVGVGGHFLFLGLALVSKDWRFLQRMITAPCILFLFYGWPGLFLESARWLIVKRQIEEAQSVLRILAERNRPHGQMLGEEAQEALQDLENTCPLPATSSFSFASLLNYRNIWKNLLILGFTNFIAHAIRHCYQPVGGGGSPSDFYLCSLLASGTAALACVFLGVTVDRFGRRGILLLSMTLTGIASLVLLGLWDCEHPTFPTVWAQQGIPNRDLNEAAITTFSVLGLFSSQAAAILSTLLAAEVIPTTVRGRGLGLIMALGALGGLSGPAQRLHMGHGAFLQHVVLAACALLCILSIMLLPETKRKLLPEVLRDGELCRRPSLLRQPPPTRCDHVPLLATPNPAL; this is encoded by the exons ATGGCCTCGGACCCCATCTTCACGCTGGCGCCCCCGCTGCATTGCCACTACGGGGCCTTCCCCCCGAATGCCTCTGGCTGGGAGCAGCCCCCCAATGCCAGCGGCGTCAGCGTCGCCAGCGCGGCCCTAGCAGCCAGCGCTGCCAGCCGTGTCGCCACCAGTACCGACCCCTCGTGCAGCGGCTTCGCCCCGCCGGACTTCAACCATTGCCTCAAGGATTGGGACTATAATGGCCTTCCCGTGCTCACCACCAATGCCATCGGCCAG TGGGATCTGGTGTGTGACCTGGGCTGGCAGGTGATCCTGGAGCAGATCCTCTTCATCTTGGGCTTTGCCTCCGGCTACCTGTTCCTGGGTTACCCCGCAGACAG GTTTGGCCGTCGTGGGATTGTGTTGCTGACCTTGGGGCTGGTGGGACCCTGTGGAgtaggaggggctgctgcaggCTCCTCCACAGGCGTCATGGCCCTCCGATTCCTCCTGGGTTTTCTGCTTGCCGGTGTTGACCTGGGTGTCTACCTGATGC GCCTGGAGCTGTGCGACCCAACCCAGAGGCTTCGGGTGGCCCTGGCAGGGGagttggtgggggtgggagggcacTTCCTGTTCCTGGGCCTGGCCCTTGTCTCTAAGGATTGGCGATTCCTACAGCGAATGATCACCGCTCCCTGCATCCTCTTCCTGTTTTATGG CTGGCCTGGTTTGTTCCTGGAGTCCGCACGGTGGCTGATAGTGAAGCGGCAGATCGAGGAGGCTCAATCTGTGCTGAGGATCCTGGCTGAACGAAACCGGCCCCATGGGCAGATGCTGGGGGAGGAGGCCCAGGAGGCCCTGCAGG ACCTGGAGAATACCTGCCCTCTCCCTGCAACATCCTCCTTTTCCTTCGCTTCCCTCCTCAACTACCGCAACATCTGGAAAAATCTGCTTATCCTGGGCTTCACCAA CTTCATTGCCCATGCCATTCGCCACTGCTACCAGcctgtgggaggaggaggaagcccATCGGACTTCTATCTGTGCTCTCTGCTGGCCAGCGGCACCGCAGCCCTGGCCTGTGTCTTCCTGGGGGTCACCGTGGACCGATTTGGCCGCCGGGGCATCCTTCTTCTCTCCATGACCCTTACCGGCATTGCTTCCCTGGTCCTGCTGGGCCTGTGGGATTGTGAGCATCCTACCTTTCCCACAGTGTGGGCTCAACAAGGGATCCCCAACAGAG ATCTGAACGAGGCTGCCATCACCACGTTCTCCGTCCTTGGGCTCTTCTCCTCCCAAGCTGCCGCCATCCTCAGCACCCTCCTTGCTGCTGAGGTCATCCCCACCACTGTCCG GGGTCGCGGCCTGGGCCTGATCATGGCTCTAGGGGCGCTTGGGGGGCTGAGCGGCCCGGCCCAGCGCCTCCATATGGGCCATGGAGCCTTCCTGCAGCACGTGGTGCTGGCGGCCTGCGCCCTCCTCTGCATTCTCAGCATTATGCTGCTGCCGGAAACCAAGCGCAAGCTCCTGCCGGAGGTGCTCCGGGATGGGGAGCTGTGTCGCCGGCCTTCCCTGCTGCGGCAGCCACCCCCTACCCGCTGTGACCATGTCCCGCTGCTTGCCACCCCTAACCCTGCCCTCTGA
- the LOC105499602 gene encoding solute carrier family 22 member 17 isoform X2, with protein MASDPIFTLAPPLHCHYGAFPPNASGWEQPPNASGVSVASAALAASAASRVATSTDPSCSGFAPPDFNHCLKDWDYNGLPVLTTNAIGQWDLVCDLGWQVILEQILFILGFASGYLFLGYPADRFGRRGIVLLTLGLVGPCGVGGAAAGSSTGVMALRFLLGFLLAGVDLGVYLMRLELCDPTQRLRVALAGELVGVGGHFLFLGLALVSKDWRFLQRMITAPCILFLFYGWPGLFLESARWLIVKRQIEEAQSVLRILAERNRPHGQMLGEEAQEALQDLENTCPLPATSSFSFASLLNYRNIWKNLLILGFTNFIAHAIRHCYQPVGGGGSPSDFYLCSLLASGTAALACVFLGVTVDRFGRRGILLLSMTLTGIASLVLLGLWDYLNEAAITTFSVLGLFSSQAAAILSTLLAAEVIPTTVRGRGLGLIMALGALGGLSGPAQRLHMGHGAFLQHVVLAACALLCILSIMLLPETKRKLLPEVLRDGELCRRPSLLRQPPPTRCDHVPLLATPNPAL; from the exons ATGGCCTCGGACCCCATCTTCACGCTGGCGCCCCCGCTGCATTGCCACTACGGGGCCTTCCCCCCGAATGCCTCTGGCTGGGAGCAGCCCCCCAATGCCAGCGGCGTCAGCGTCGCCAGCGCGGCCCTAGCAGCCAGCGCTGCCAGCCGTGTCGCCACCAGTACCGACCCCTCGTGCAGCGGCTTCGCCCCGCCGGACTTCAACCATTGCCTCAAGGATTGGGACTATAATGGCCTTCCCGTGCTCACCACCAATGCCATCGGCCAG TGGGATCTGGTGTGTGACCTGGGCTGGCAGGTGATCCTGGAGCAGATCCTCTTCATCTTGGGCTTTGCCTCCGGCTACCTGTTCCTGGGTTACCCCGCAGACAG GTTTGGCCGTCGTGGGATTGTGTTGCTGACCTTGGGGCTGGTGGGACCCTGTGGAgtaggaggggctgctgcaggCTCCTCCACAGGCGTCATGGCCCTCCGATTCCTCCTGGGTTTTCTGCTTGCCGGTGTTGACCTGGGTGTCTACCTGATGC GCCTGGAGCTGTGCGACCCAACCCAGAGGCTTCGGGTGGCCCTGGCAGGGGagttggtgggggtgggagggcacTTCCTGTTCCTGGGCCTGGCCCTTGTCTCTAAGGATTGGCGATTCCTACAGCGAATGATCACCGCTCCCTGCATCCTCTTCCTGTTTTATGG CTGGCCTGGTTTGTTCCTGGAGTCCGCACGGTGGCTGATAGTGAAGCGGCAGATCGAGGAGGCTCAATCTGTGCTGAGGATCCTGGCTGAACGAAACCGGCCCCATGGGCAGATGCTGGGGGAGGAGGCCCAGGAGGCCCTGCAGG ACCTGGAGAATACCTGCCCTCTCCCTGCAACATCCTCCTTTTCCTTCGCTTCCCTCCTCAACTACCGCAACATCTGGAAAAATCTGCTTATCCTGGGCTTCACCAA CTTCATTGCCCATGCCATTCGCCACTGCTACCAGcctgtgggaggaggaggaagcccATCGGACTTCTATCTGTGCTCTCTGCTGGCCAGCGGCACCGCAGCCCTGGCCTGTGTCTTCCTGGGGGTCACCGTGGACCGATTTGGCCGCCGGGGCATCCTTCTTCTCTCCATGACCCTTACCGGCATTGCTTCCCTGGTCCTGCTGGGCCTGTGGGATT ATCTGAACGAGGCTGCCATCACCACGTTCTCCGTCCTTGGGCTCTTCTCCTCCCAAGCTGCCGCCATCCTCAGCACCCTCCTTGCTGCTGAGGTCATCCCCACCACTGTCCG GGGTCGCGGCCTGGGCCTGATCATGGCTCTAGGGGCGCTTGGGGGGCTGAGCGGCCCGGCCCAGCGCCTCCATATGGGCCATGGAGCCTTCCTGCAGCACGTGGTGCTGGCGGCCTGCGCCCTCCTCTGCATTCTCAGCATTATGCTGCTGCCGGAAACCAAGCGCAAGCTCCTGCCGGAGGTGCTCCGGGATGGGGAGCTGTGTCGCCGGCCTTCCCTGCTGCGGCAGCCACCCCCTACCCGCTGTGACCATGTCCCGCTGCTTGCCACCCCTAACCCTGCCCTCTGA
- the LOC105499603 gene encoding polyadenylate-binding protein 2 isoform X1: MAAAAAAAAAAGAAGGRGSGPGRRRHLVPGAGGEAGEGAPGGAGDYGNGLESEELEPEELLLEPEPEPEPEEEPPRPRAPPGAPGPGPGSGAPGSQEEEEEPGLVEGDPGDGAIEDPELEAIKARVREMEEEAEKLKELQNEVEKQMNMSPPPGNAGPVIMSIEEKMEADARSIYVGNVDYGATAEELEAHFHGCGSVNRVTILCDKFSGHPKGFAYIEFSDKESVRTSLALDESLFRGRQIKVIPKRTNRPGISTTDRGFPRARYRARTTNYNSSRSRFYSGFNSRPRGRVYRGRARATSWYSPY; this comes from the exons atggcggcggcggcggcggcggcagcagcagcggGGGCTGCGGGCGGTCGGGGCTCCGGGCCGGGGCGGCGGCGCCATCTTGTGCCCGGGGCCGGTGGGGAGGCCGGGGAGGGGGCCCCGGGGGGCGCAGGGGACTACGGGAACGGCCTGGAGTCTGAGGAACTGGAGCCTGAGGAGCTGCTGCTGGAGCCCGAGCCGGAGCCCGAGCCCGAAGAGGAGCCGCCCCGGCCCCGCGCCCCCCCGGGAGCTCCGGGCCCTGGGCCTGGTTCGGGAGCCCCCGGCAgccaagaggaggaggaggagccgggACTGGTCGAGGGTGACCCGGGGGACGGCGCCATTGAGGACCCG GAGCTGGAAGCTATCAAAGCTCGAGTCAGGGAGATGGAGGAAGAAGCTGAGAAGCTAAAGGAGCTACAGAACGAGGTAGAGAAGCAGATGAATATGAGTCCACCTCCAGGCAATG CTGGCCCAGTGATCATGTCCATTGAGGAGAAGATGGAGGCTGATGCCCGTTCCATCTATGTTGGCAAT GTGGACTATGGTGCAACAGCAGAAGAGCTGGAAGCTCACTTTCATGGCTGTGGATCAGTCAACCGTGTTACCATACTCTGTGACAAATTTAGTGGCCATCCCAAAGG ATTTGCGTATATAGAGTTCTCAGACAAAGAGTCAGTGAGGACTTCCTTGGCCTTAGATGAGTCCCTATTTAGAGGAAGGCAAATCAAG GTGATCCCAAAACGAACCAACAGACCAGGCATCAGCACAACAGACCGGGGTTTTCCACGAGCCCGCTACCGCGCCCGGACCACCAACTACAACAGTTCCCGCTCTCGATTCTACAGTGGTTTTAACAGCAGGCCCCGGGGTCGTGTCTACAG GGGCCGGGCTAGAGCGACATCATGGTATTCCCCTTACTAA
- the LOC105499603 gene encoding bcl-2-like protein 2 isoform X2: protein MATPASAPDTRALVADFVGYKLRQKGYVCGAGPGEGPAADPLHQAMRAAGDEFETRFRRTFSDLAAQLHVTPGSAQQRFTQVSDELFQGGPNWGRLVAFFVFGAALCAESVNKEMEPLVGQVQEWMVAYLETRLADWIHSSGGWAEFTALYGDGALEEARRLREGNWASVRTVLTGAVALGALVTVGAFFASK, encoded by the exons ATGGCGACCCCAGCCTCGGCCCCAGACACACGGGCTCTGGTGGCAGACTTTGTAGGTTataagctgaggcagaagggttaTGTCTGTGGAGCTGGCCCCGGGGAGGGCCCAGCAGCTGACCCGCTGCACCAAGCCATGCGGGCAGCTGGAGATGAGTTCGAGACCCGCTTCCGGCGCACCTTCTCTGATCTGGCGGCTCAGCTGCATGTGACCCCAGGCTCAGCACAGCAACGCTTCACCCAGGTCTCCGATGAACTTTTCCAAGGGGGCCCCAACTGGGGCCGCCTTgtagccttctttgtctttggGGCTGCACTGTGTGCTGAGAGTGTCAACAAGGAGATGGAACCACTGGTGGGACAAGTGCAGGAGTGGATGGTGGCCTACCTGGAGACGCGGCTGGCTGACTGGATCCACAGCAGTGGGGGCTGG GCGGAGTTCACAGCTCTATACGGGGACGGGGCCCTGGAGGAGGCGCGGCGTCTGCGGGAGGGGAACTGGGCATCAGTGAGGACAGTGCTGACGGGGGCCGTGGCACTGGGGGCCCTGGTAACTGTAGGGGCCTTTTTTGCTAGCAAGTGA